The proteins below are encoded in one region of Parvicella tangerina:
- a CDS encoding DUF4249 domain-containing protein, producing the protein MTKNIAILVIAVLALISCQKAIEVDLPEVDQDYVVEGRIELGTPPIVILSETQGYFDEASVESVFGTFVHGATINMSTSNGDTFPLTEICSSSIPDSLLDDVSALTGIPAGSLGAFDYCVYTSFDPDALGEENVYYHLDIDIDGQQLKSSTKIPWAVPLDSTWFEVEGDLDSLGFVWAYLTDPDTVGNYYRWYAQRINVYDYSYPDYEPDVYGQMKDPFPIAPFGSIVDDKFFNGLTFDFAYSRGEIGNLEGPDDEGPEEGYFKSGDTVVIKFCSTTRENFLYIRALENQAATAGSPFASPGNLPFNIEGGIGIWAGYAPAYDTLICE; encoded by the coding sequence ATGACAAAAAACATAGCAATACTCGTTATAGCTGTTCTTGCATTGATCAGTTGTCAAAAAGCCATTGAGGTTGATCTACCCGAAGTTGATCAGGACTATGTAGTTGAAGGGCGTATAGAACTAGGAACCCCTCCTATTGTGATCCTCTCTGAAACTCAAGGGTACTTTGATGAAGCTTCTGTAGAATCAGTTTTCGGAACTTTCGTTCATGGCGCTACGATTAACATGAGCACATCAAACGGAGACACTTTTCCGCTAACAGAAATTTGCTCAAGTAGCATACCAGATTCATTATTAGATGATGTAAGTGCTCTAACAGGAATTCCCGCTGGGAGCCTGGGTGCTTTTGACTATTGCGTCTATACCTCATTCGATCCAGATGCCTTAGGGGAAGAGAACGTATATTATCACCTGGATATAGACATTGATGGTCAACAACTAAAAAGTTCTACCAAAATTCCGTGGGCAGTTCCGCTAGACAGCACTTGGTTTGAAGTAGAAGGAGATCTAGATTCACTTGGCTTCGTTTGGGCTTACTTAACCGACCCCGATACCGTTGGAAATTATTACCGTTGGTATGCACAAAGAATAAACGTTTACGATTACAGCTACCCAGATTATGAACCAGATGTTTACGGACAAATGAAAGATCCTTTCCCAATTGCTCCCTTTGGTTCAATTGTGGATGATAAGTTCTTTAACGGTCTGACATTCGACTTTGCCTATAGCAGAGGAGAAATTGGCAACTTAGAAGGCCCGGATGATGAAGGTCCAGAAGAAGGATATTTTAAAAGTGGTGACACGGTAGTGATTAAATTCTGCTCTACAACTCGTGAAAATTTTCTATATATTCGTGCATTAGAGAATCAAGCTGCCACAGCTGGAAGTCCTTTTGCTTCTCCAGGCAACTTGCCTTTCAATATAGAAGGAGGAATTGGTATCTGGGCGGGGTATGCTCCTGCTTATGACACCTTGATTTGTGAATAA
- a CDS encoding TonB-dependent receptor: MKNFLSVLLLLPILTFAQHKQTLSGYIKDKASGEVLIGATVYIPSISKGATSNVYGFYSLTVPEGSYDVTYSFVGYEEVTKQIDLNEDVKLNVELGESSQVMEEVIVEGKANDNTNSTQMGQIDLNVDKIKSLPAFMGEVDVLKTIQLLPGVQSSGEGNTGFYVRGGGPDQNLILLDGAPVYNASHLFGFFSVFNADAIKNINMIKGGMPAKYGTKLASVLDITMKDGNYKEFHGEGGIGLIASRFTLEGPIKKDTASFIISARRTYIDVLVDPFIKETAAIKGSGYYFYDLTAKFNWIVSDKDRLFLSGYFGRDVFTYKDKNIGINFDVPWGNATGSLRWNHLFNDKLFLNTTAIFTDFDFGFSSSVDDFRFEISSGIQDWNFKQDLTYFMSTRNEIQAGWNFIHHRFIPTSVSASSGETEFDTGETVKIFAYEGAAYIQDEFDVNENFTLNFGLRYSLFQQIGPFTRYHKNPINGKTDSTTTYGKGEQVVFYDGWEPRFSMRYLLPDKSSIKAGFAHNYQYVHLASISSVSLPTDLWFPSSELVKPQIGTQYSLGYFRNFNNNAWETSVEVYYKDLKNLIEYKENAQPEDNVADNVDNQLTFGNGYSYGAEFFVKKAKGKFNGWIGYTWSRTMRTFDDIDGGLEFPAKYDRRHDLSVALQYDITDQWNVGVIFVYATGNAISLPERRFYSFTENRLITVWSTRNGYRMIPYHRGDISVTYTGKTTKEFIDPDTGEKMQKKKRLHSSWNFSVYNVYNRRNPYFLFFDYSGDLSNNTLDVNGYQISLFPILPSITWNFKF, translated from the coding sequence ATGAAAAACTTTCTTTCGGTTCTACTACTCTTACCCATTCTGACATTTGCTCAGCATAAGCAAACGTTAAGTGGCTATATCAAAGACAAGGCTTCTGGGGAGGTTTTAATTGGTGCAACGGTTTATATTCCCAGTATTTCAAAAGGAGCAACCAGTAATGTCTATGGATTTTATTCATTGACTGTTCCTGAAGGATCTTATGACGTAACCTATTCTTTTGTTGGATATGAGGAAGTTACTAAACAAATTGACCTCAATGAAGACGTTAAATTAAACGTAGAATTAGGCGAAAGTTCTCAAGTCATGGAAGAGGTCATTGTCGAAGGGAAAGCAAATGACAACACGAATTCCACGCAAATGGGGCAAATTGACCTGAACGTGGACAAGATTAAGTCACTTCCTGCATTCATGGGTGAGGTAGATGTTCTCAAAACCATACAACTTTTGCCGGGTGTTCAATCTTCTGGGGAAGGGAATACAGGGTTTTACGTTCGAGGTGGTGGTCCCGATCAAAACCTCATTTTATTGGATGGAGCACCCGTGTATAATGCTTCTCACCTCTTCGGATTCTTCTCCGTTTTTAATGCTGACGCAATCAAGAACATCAACATGATCAAGGGAGGTATGCCCGCAAAATACGGAACCAAACTAGCATCTGTACTCGATATCACAATGAAAGATGGGAACTACAAAGAGTTTCACGGTGAAGGTGGCATTGGATTAATTGCTTCAAGATTCACGTTGGAAGGGCCAATAAAAAAAGACACCGCATCCTTCATCATCTCAGCAAGACGAACTTACATTGATGTGCTGGTTGATCCATTCATCAAAGAGACAGCGGCTATCAAAGGTTCTGGCTATTACTTTTATGATCTCACGGCCAAGTTCAACTGGATTGTATCCGATAAAGACAGGCTATTCTTAAGCGGGTACTTTGGTCGAGATGTGTTTACTTACAAAGACAAAAACATTGGAATCAACTTTGATGTCCCTTGGGGAAATGCAACAGGTTCATTGCGCTGGAATCATTTGTTTAATGATAAACTCTTTCTGAATACAACAGCGATATTCACTGATTTTGATTTTGGCTTTTCATCAAGCGTAGATGACTTTCGATTTGAAATCTCATCTGGAATTCAAGATTGGAATTTCAAGCAGGATCTCACCTACTTTATGAGCACCAGAAATGAGATCCAAGCCGGCTGGAATTTTATTCATCATCGTTTTATCCCAACGAGCGTTTCTGCGAGTAGCGGTGAAACCGAGTTTGACACTGGTGAGACGGTAAAAATATTCGCCTACGAAGGTGCTGCTTATATTCAAGACGAATTTGACGTGAACGAGAACTTTACCTTGAACTTCGGATTACGCTACTCGCTGTTTCAGCAAATTGGTCCCTTTACAAGGTATCACAAAAATCCCATAAATGGAAAAACAGACTCCACCACAACTTATGGTAAGGGAGAGCAAGTAGTTTTTTATGATGGTTGGGAACCTCGGTTCTCGATGCGATACCTACTGCCAGACAAATCTTCTATCAAAGCTGGTTTTGCGCATAATTATCAATACGTTCACCTCGCATCTATTTCATCTGTATCACTCCCAACGGATCTATGGTTTCCATCATCTGAACTCGTAAAACCACAAATCGGCACTCAATACAGTTTAGGTTATTTCAGAAACTTCAACAACAATGCTTGGGAGACCTCCGTTGAAGTATATTACAAGGATTTGAAGAACCTCATCGAATACAAAGAGAATGCACAACCAGAGGACAATGTAGCAGACAACGTAGATAATCAATTGACGTTTGGTAATGGCTACAGTTATGGCGCAGAATTCTTTGTAAAGAAAGCAAAAGGAAAATTCAACGGATGGATAGGCTACACTTGGTCACGCACGATGAGAACATTTGATGATATCGATGGTGGTTTGGAGTTTCCCGCCAAGTATGACCGAAGACATGACTTATCTGTTGCACTGCAGTATGACATTACTGATCAGTGGAACGTAGGCGTGATCTTTGTGTACGCCACTGGAAATGCTATTTCTCTTCCTGAAAGAAGGTTCTATTCTTTTACAGAGAATCGACTAATTACAGTTTGGAGCACAAGAAACGGTTATCGAATGATCCCTTATCATCGTGGCGACATCTCTGTGACTTATACTGGAAAAACAACAAAAGAGTTTATCGACCCAGACACAGGCGAAAAAATGCAAAAGAAAAAGCGTTTACATTCTAGCTGGAACTTCTCCGTTTATAATGTTTACAATCGTAGAAATCCTTATTTTCTCTTCTTTGATTACTCTGGAGACCTCTCCAATAACACGCTGGATGTAAATGGATATCAAATTAGTTTATTCCCCATTCTACCATCGATAACATGGAACTTTAAATTCTGA
- the fumC gene encoding class II fumarate hydratase, with protein MDFRIEKDTIGEVKVPADKYWGAQTERSRNNFKIGPAGSMPIEVVHAFAYLKKAAAHANCELGVLAEEKRDLISKVCDEILTGKLDDQFPLVIWQTGSGTQSNMNVNEVVAHRAQELAGRKIGEGEKVLQPNDDVNKSQSSNDTFPTGMHIACYKMVIENTIPGIEQLRDTLKRKSEQFKDTVKIGRTHLMDATPLTIGQEFSGYVSQLDHGLKALKNTLDHLAELALGGTAVGTGLNTPAGYDVLVAKKIAEFTGLPFRTAENKFEALAAHDAIVESHGALKQIAVSLNKIANDIRLMASGPRSGIGELIIPANEPGSSIMPGKVNPTQAEAMTMVCAQVMGNDVAITVGGTQGHYELNVFKPMMAANFLQSARLIGDACRSFDENCAQGIEANQKRIDELLNNSLMLVTALNTKIGYYKAAEIANTAHENGTTLREEAIRLGYVTEEEYNEWVDPKKMIGSMN; from the coding sequence ATGGATTTTAGAATAGAAAAAGACACTATTGGTGAAGTAAAAGTGCCTGCTGACAAATATTGGGGAGCACAAACTGAGCGTTCGAGAAATAACTTTAAAATTGGTCCTGCGGGGTCAATGCCCATCGAAGTAGTTCATGCATTTGCTTACCTTAAAAAAGCAGCAGCTCATGCCAACTGCGAATTAGGTGTCTTAGCGGAAGAAAAGAGAGACCTCATTTCAAAAGTGTGTGATGAAATCTTAACCGGAAAATTGGATGATCAATTTCCATTGGTTATTTGGCAGACAGGTTCTGGAACGCAATCAAACATGAATGTAAATGAAGTCGTTGCACACCGAGCTCAAGAACTTGCTGGAAGAAAAATTGGAGAAGGAGAAAAAGTTCTTCAGCCTAATGATGATGTCAACAAGTCTCAATCTTCTAATGATACCTTTCCTACTGGAATGCACATCGCATGTTATAAAATGGTGATTGAAAATACTATTCCAGGAATTGAGCAATTAAGAGATACGTTAAAAAGAAAGTCAGAGCAGTTCAAGGACACGGTTAAAATCGGAAGAACCCACTTGATGGATGCAACCCCCTTAACCATTGGCCAAGAATTCTCTGGGTACGTTTCTCAGTTGGATCATGGATTAAAAGCGCTAAAAAACACTTTAGATCACCTAGCAGAACTAGCTCTTGGTGGAACAGCAGTTGGAACTGGACTCAACACACCAGCTGGATACGATGTTTTGGTAGCCAAGAAAATTGCTGAGTTTACAGGTCTTCCGTTTAGAACTGCCGAAAACAAATTCGAAGCACTTGCTGCACACGATGCAATTGTAGAGTCACATGGAGCATTGAAGCAAATCGCTGTCTCTTTAAACAAAATTGCTAACGATATTCGCCTAATGGCTTCCGGACCACGATCAGGTATTGGAGAACTGATTATTCCTGCTAATGAGCCAGGATCTTCCATCATGCCTGGAAAAGTTAATCCAACTCAAGCTGAAGCAATGACCATGGTGTGTGCTCAGGTTATGGGGAACGATGTTGCGATTACTGTTGGAGGAACACAAGGACACTATGAACTGAACGTATTCAAACCTATGATGGCTGCTAATTTCTTGCAATCGGCTCGATTGATCGGTGATGCCTGTCGTTCGTTTGATGAGAATTGCGCTCAGGGAATTGAAGCGAATCAAAAAAGAATCGATGAATTATTGAACAATTCACTAATGCTCGTAACTGCTTTGAACACCAAAATTGGCTACTACAAAGCGGCTGAGATTGCAAATACAGCTCACGAAAACGGAACCACTCTTCGCGAAGAGGCGATCCGTTTAGGCTATGTAACTGAGGAGGAGTACAACGAGTGGGTTGACCCTAAGAAAATGATCGGCTCGATGAACTAA
- a CDS encoding RNA polymerase sigma factor, translating to MTDQEIITLIEERREHKALVKLYRYESRVSTLIKKYGGSKEDAQDVFQDALLILCKNVWAGDFKLTSKLDTYLYGVCFNLWRTALKSKKGKEINLPDEYRLEDQNELEALIAKEGKIKQVEEVLKKLGDPCLKLLQLFYYQAKKIKEIMQEMKYKTENTVKVQKYKCIERAKKMIAKV from the coding sequence ATGACAGACCAAGAAATTATTACTTTAATCGAAGAAAGACGAGAGCACAAAGCGCTGGTCAAATTGTATAGGTATGAATCACGAGTGAGTACCTTGATCAAAAAGTATGGAGGCTCCAAAGAAGATGCACAGGATGTGTTTCAAGATGCATTGCTTATTCTTTGTAAGAACGTTTGGGCAGGAGATTTTAAACTGACCTCAAAACTGGATACCTATTTATATGGGGTATGTTTCAACCTGTGGCGAACAGCGTTGAAGTCCAAAAAAGGAAAAGAAATCAATTTGCCAGATGAGTATCGACTAGAGGATCAAAATGAACTCGAAGCTTTGATCGCAAAAGAAGGTAAGATCAAACAAGTAGAAGAAGTGCTGAAGAAGCTTGGAGACCCTTGTTTGAAATTGCTTCAACTGTTCTACTATCAAGCGAAAAAGATCAAGGAGATCATGCAGGAAATGAAGTACAAAACAGAAAATACGGTCAAAGTGCAAAAGTACAAATGCATTGAACGAGCAAAGAAAATGATTGCTAAAGTTTAA
- a CDS encoding c-type cytochrome has product MRKELELIKIIEKYLFGELKGDDLKRFEANLAKSATLQDEVEKQRLVMEGVKNVSVRSKVKKAKKSFKINKWGWNGLIAIITAGVVAAGIYGYDAFFGDNTTSENIKYELNEEGTTLWSEADEMIAPQFYTVNNDEGTVLQTDAGMIIAIPDGAFLDELGNPVAGYIELEVKEALDGESIMLAGLSTKSGDDLLETGGMFYLNGRKDGKTLKMNPDQPIIVEVPTDEVKLGMELYHGVRKEDGGLDWQDPKPIEQFLIPVDIHSLNLYPPKYEQGLASLGYGSEGKQWKDSVYYSFGGFGASEGYQTIPTVLHPSGHIPNRAPKGWELDTLGYDPFEDETLIADGINEEEAIKLGYYRVDTMWGGALEINPSKVQAFWNDEFQNTLLATKEFEERMPFIHCVAKDKVLDLYVHNLDKKMSTVDSMVVDYLGGIEGSWGEPTVADVASDIEHGKLLFQANCASCHKTVSYSTGPPMAGSKMRWEAFGEGELVYEWIRDNGALRSSGKSKAAESVFNQYNGSAMTSFPTLSNEDIDDIFAYAEWDALNVLKEAKDWKDLNEAYLIVLEETGYEFAPEEDSEVSEESDLSYEGTEELDICLDCDIEQLKAKFAEFALQNKGRVEMSLKAVKMLKKYYEKHAKVYAKAAEKVQKNFQKELTNATNKYNKEKNAKVYEDIVREGQNLTEEIDKNLDETYKQLGIPRPKVQINPKGPKYTIPITNAGWNNIDRKVIEGTIARETINVEYEGKTAEIKYESVNVEVVDRDAYDKVFVYLLPHELSSFQRITKRTEKGAYTENLNEFFQYDLVVVGYKGKAIYLGREQNVQSQSYTMKIVETDKGDLKSVLHHTGKKSYRNSLVDDMLDQQSLMLQEAVVNKMEDIVAFRQEMMDYIFNCNSFATSVMTDSVGVSHAM; this is encoded by the coding sequence ATGAGAAAGGAATTAGAATTAATAAAGATCATCGAGAAATACCTATTTGGGGAACTAAAAGGTGATGACCTCAAACGTTTTGAAGCAAACCTGGCTAAGAGTGCAACACTTCAAGACGAAGTAGAGAAGCAGCGATTGGTGATGGAAGGGGTGAAAAATGTATCCGTAAGAAGCAAAGTCAAAAAAGCAAAGAAGTCTTTTAAAATCAATAAGTGGGGTTGGAATGGGTTGATAGCTATTATTACTGCTGGAGTTGTTGCAGCTGGAATTTATGGGTACGATGCCTTCTTTGGGGATAATACGACTAGCGAGAACATTAAGTATGAATTGAATGAAGAGGGAACTACCTTATGGAGCGAAGCAGATGAAATGATAGCTCCCCAATTCTACACAGTGAACAATGACGAGGGAACCGTTTTGCAAACAGATGCGGGAATGATCATCGCAATTCCTGATGGAGCATTTTTGGATGAGCTTGGCAATCCCGTGGCTGGATATATCGAGTTAGAAGTTAAGGAAGCGTTAGATGGAGAGTCGATCATGTTAGCAGGACTGAGTACAAAAAGTGGAGATGATCTGTTAGAAACAGGAGGAATGTTTTACCTCAATGGAAGAAAGGATGGTAAGACGTTAAAGATGAATCCGGATCAACCGATCATAGTGGAAGTTCCAACCGATGAGGTGAAGCTGGGAATGGAATTGTATCATGGAGTCAGAAAAGAAGATGGAGGGTTGGATTGGCAAGACCCTAAACCAATTGAGCAATTCTTGATTCCAGTGGATATTCATAGTTTGAATTTATATCCGCCTAAATATGAACAAGGGCTTGCTTCGTTAGGCTATGGTTCTGAAGGAAAACAGTGGAAGGATAGTGTGTATTATAGTTTTGGAGGTTTTGGAGCATCAGAAGGGTATCAAACCATTCCTACGGTGCTACATCCTTCTGGACATATCCCTAATCGAGCACCAAAAGGTTGGGAGTTAGATACGCTTGGTTATGATCCGTTTGAAGATGAGACGTTGATAGCTGATGGAATAAATGAGGAAGAAGCTATTAAACTTGGTTACTACAGAGTGGATACAATGTGGGGTGGTGCTTTAGAAATCAACCCCTCAAAAGTACAAGCATTCTGGAATGATGAATTTCAAAATACTTTATTGGCTACGAAAGAATTTGAAGAACGCATGCCTTTCATTCACTGTGTAGCAAAAGATAAAGTGCTGGACTTGTATGTTCATAACCTGGATAAAAAGATGAGTACGGTAGATAGTATGGTGGTTGATTATCTGGGAGGTATTGAAGGGAGTTGGGGAGAGCCGACTGTTGCCGATGTGGCAAGTGATATTGAACATGGTAAGTTGCTTTTCCAAGCGAACTGCGCCAGCTGTCATAAGACGGTGTCTTATTCTACGGGACCGCCAATGGCTGGTTCCAAAATGCGTTGGGAAGCTTTTGGTGAAGGTGAATTGGTTTATGAGTGGATTAGAGACAATGGAGCTTTGAGAAGTTCTGGAAAATCAAAGGCTGCTGAGAGTGTTTTTAATCAATACAATGGTAGTGCGATGACATCTTTTCCTACTTTATCAAATGAAGATATTGATGATATTTTTGCTTATGCAGAGTGGGATGCTCTAAATGTTCTTAAGGAAGCAAAAGACTGGAAGGACCTGAATGAAGCATATCTAATAGTACTAGAGGAGACTGGGTATGAGTTTGCTCCAGAGGAAGATTCTGAAGTTTCTGAGGAGAGTGATTTATCTTATGAAGGTACTGAAGAGCTTGATATCTGCCTAGACTGCGACATCGAACAACTCAAAGCCAAGTTTGCTGAGTTTGCCTTACAAAATAAGGGTAGGGTAGAAATGAGCCTGAAAGCAGTGAAGATGCTGAAGAAGTATTATGAGAAGCATGCTAAAGTTTATGCAAAAGCTGCTGAGAAAGTGCAAAAGAATTTTCAAAAGGAATTGACCAATGCGACTAACAAGTACAATAAGGAAAAGAATGCTAAAGTGTACGAGGATATTGTTAGAGAAGGGCAGAACCTGACAGAAGAGATCGATAAGAATTTGGATGAAACTTACAAGCAATTAGGGATTCCAAGACCTAAGGTTCAGATCAACCCTAAAGGACCAAAATATACGATTCCGATCACCAATGCAGGTTGGAATAACATTGATAGAAAAGTAATCGAAGGAACGATTGCCAGAGAGACCATCAACGTAGAGTACGAAGGTAAAACGGCAGAGATCAAGTATGAATCGGTTAATGTAGAGGTGGTGGATAGAGATGCTTATGATAAGGTGTTTGTTTATCTCTTGCCTCATGAGTTAAGTAGCTTTCAGCGAATCACAAAGCGTACAGAAAAAGGTGCTTATACCGAGAACCTGAATGAGTTTTTTCAGTACGATTTAGTCGTGGTAGGTTACAAAGGAAAGGCCATCTACCTGGGGAGGGAGCAAAATGTTCAATCGCAGAGTTATACCATGAAGATCGTTGAAACGGACAAAGGCGACCTGAAGTCTGTGCTACATCATACGGGTAAAAAGAGCTATCGAAATTCATTAGTTGATGATATGCTCGATCAGCAGTCGTTAATGTTGCAAGAAGCTGTCGTCAATAAAATGGAAGATATAGTTGCCTTTCGACAAGAAATGATGGACTACATTTTTAATTGTAACTCATTTGCGACTTCGGTCATGACCGATTCAGTTGGGGTATCTCATGCCATGTAA
- a CDS encoding tetratricopeptide repeat protein: MKQLLIIFILSVLTLPFKEVSAQKDSTFISINSLPDSDDKIFKWINAANKISESNPSKAVDYIEEGLKLSLDLDNVRGEAYCYNSLGGLQFTLGKFEKSVKYYKNALTLFEGFEDSEIGYYSSLKNIGASYEKLEEYETAISYYNKFLKQAKKKNEEDDIVFATNGLARCNQALQNYDDSEVYYQQAYSFEQKRNNTQGIINASNNLGNFYETVNDSVNAFNYFDTSLSIAQSATLTQNTDSIVPQVNGTQDLAVQTTNTYFLNADNYFGNRGMVDEQIQVNQQAAAYNEANDNPQEVNKANLKLGKLNLQKKNNKEAIEYLRNSINLSDELGELEAKEEALEAITQAYQEEGDYEQALLAYQELVKLQDSIQKEKNKQALLANNLSLELEQKDEQIELLLENENLKEEAYALDIEKREAENQNKLYIIYALIGILLIMTIAAIAIIRSNQKRAKTNMLLELKSLRTQMNPHFIFNSLNSVNSFISKNDDRSANKYLSRFSQLMRLVLENSKYDFVSLESELKIIELYMELEHLRFQDKFDYELNIAPNIETENTEIPPMLVQPYIENAVWHGLRYLEHKGNLVVKVEQNNNALTWTITDNGIGRQASAEMKTKNQKLGKSTGMKNIEQRLEILNKMHATQMKTSIIDLPEGGTKVILEIPIKK, from the coding sequence ATGAAACAACTACTCATCATATTCATCCTTAGTGTTCTTACACTACCATTTAAAGAGGTTTCCGCTCAAAAGGACAGCACATTTATATCCATTAACAGCCTTCCAGACTCGGATGACAAGATTTTCAAATGGATCAACGCTGCCAACAAGATATCTGAATCCAACCCTTCAAAAGCAGTCGATTACATTGAAGAAGGATTAAAACTATCGCTTGATCTTGACAACGTGAGGGGTGAGGCATATTGTTACAATTCACTTGGAGGACTGCAATTCACTCTTGGAAAATTTGAGAAGTCGGTTAAGTATTACAAAAATGCACTTACCCTGTTTGAGGGGTTTGAAGACAGTGAGATTGGATATTACTCCTCCTTAAAAAACATTGGAGCATCTTATGAAAAATTGGAAGAGTACGAAACCGCCATCTCCTATTACAATAAGTTCCTGAAACAGGCAAAAAAGAAAAATGAGGAGGATGATATTGTCTTTGCGACTAACGGTCTGGCGAGATGCAATCAAGCTCTTCAAAATTACGATGACTCAGAAGTTTACTATCAGCAAGCCTACAGTTTTGAACAAAAAAGAAACAATACACAAGGCATTATTAACGCTTCAAACAATCTTGGAAATTTTTATGAAACCGTAAACGATTCCGTAAATGCTTTTAATTATTTTGACACTTCTTTGAGTATTGCGCAGAGCGCTACCCTCACACAAAATACAGACAGTATAGTTCCGCAGGTGAATGGAACACAAGATCTGGCAGTCCAGACAACGAACACTTACTTTCTTAATGCAGACAATTATTTTGGGAATAGAGGAATGGTTGACGAGCAAATTCAAGTAAACCAACAAGCGGCAGCCTATAACGAAGCTAATGACAACCCTCAAGAAGTCAACAAGGCCAATCTAAAATTAGGAAAGTTAAATCTCCAAAAAAAGAACAATAAGGAAGCCATTGAATACCTCCGAAATTCAATCAACCTATCTGATGAGCTTGGAGAGCTAGAAGCAAAAGAAGAAGCTCTTGAAGCCATTACACAGGCATATCAAGAAGAAGGGGATTACGAACAAGCACTTCTTGCCTATCAAGAGCTCGTTAAACTTCAGGACTCCATTCAAAAAGAAAAAAACAAACAAGCCTTGCTGGCTAACAACCTCTCCTTAGAGCTTGAACAAAAAGATGAGCAGATAGAATTATTGCTGGAAAATGAGAACCTAAAAGAAGAAGCTTATGCACTAGATATTGAAAAACGAGAAGCTGAAAATCAAAATAAACTGTACATCATTTATGCTTTGATCGGGATTCTTCTAATTATGACCATAGCCGCAATTGCTATCATAAGAAGCAATCAAAAACGTGCAAAAACGAACATGCTACTGGAGTTGAAATCGCTGCGTACTCAAATGAATCCACACTTCATTTTCAATAGCTTAAACTCAGTAAATAGTTTTATCTCAAAAAACGATGATCGAAGTGCCAACAAGTATCTATCACGTTTCAGTCAATTAATGAGGTTAGTTTTAGAAAATTCCAAGTACGATTTTGTATCGCTAGAAAGTGAATTAAAGATCATTGAGTTGTATATGGAACTGGAGCACTTGCGTTTTCAAGACAAGTTTGACTACGAGCTCAACATTGCCCCCAATATTGAGACTGAAAACACGGAGATTCCCCCCATGCTCGTACAACCATATATTGAAAATGCCGTTTGGCACGGACTGAGATACCTTGAACACAAAGGCAATCTGGTTGTTAAGGTGGAGCAAAACAACAACGCACTTACTTGGACGATCACGGATAATGGAATTGGGCGTCAAGCCAGTGCTGAGATGAAAACTAAGAATCAAAAACTTGGCAAGTCTACCGGGATGAAAAACATCGAACAGCGACTTGAGATTTTGAATAAGATGCATGCCACACAAATGAAGACTTCTATCATCGACTTACCTGAAGGCGGAACAAAAGTCATTCTAGAAATACCTATTAAAAAGTAA